ggttaagttgcccaagggcacacagccagcCAGCAGCAGGGCAGGATTCAAACAATATCCGAGTTGTCTGATTCAGAGAAACAGACACCCATCGGCCACACTGAACAGTGCCCTCCTCTGCTGGGGCCTCAGCCAGGCCAGAGCTGGGCGCAGGGCAGGCCCAGCTGGTCATGAgctgctgcttcctcctgccACGACAGAACAGACAGCTAAGCCCAGGTGCCCTGGGGACACGCAGGAGAAATCTTCCCAGGAACGGCAGGTCCGGGCCCCAGCCCGGCCGGGAAATTAAACAGACCTCCAAACACAGCCAGCTGCAGAATCCCCCACACTTTAATGTCACGGCTCTGAGAGGGGCAGCTGGAGGCCGTGGTGGTCTCAGGTGCCACAGattcctcctgcctccagccgCAGGCTCCCCACGTACCAAGTGGCCAGGCAGTGAGAAGCACGGGGACCTCACCCCCATGCTGACTGCTCGCAGGGCTGAGCATGACCCGAAGCTCTCGGAGCTTCTGTGGGAAGGCTTGACACTGTGAGGGAAGCCTGGGCAGCAGGCATCGCTGAGGGCTACAGGCTCTGTTGGCTCAGCTGGGGCCTGCACGGAGCAGCTAagggtggaggtgaggagagCGAGCGGGGTTCCCAGCCTGGAACTGGTGGGGTACCTGGAAGGGCGGGGAGGCCTGGGGGAGCTGGGGACGGTATGCACAGGGCCTCCTGGCCCCTCAGGGCACTTGATTCAGGCAACACCTGAGATGGGGAACAGGACAGCACATTCCATGCAGGTCCAGGAAACGGGGGTCAGGAGCACCCCTGGAATACCATCCAAGGCACAAGGAAGGCGATGCAGCCCAGGCCTCACCCATAGTTTGTCACACTGGCCCCTGGGCTTGGGGCAGGGGCAAGCGGGGCTGCCTTCAGTACCCTTGGGAGGCGTGacctctgccctccaggctgGCAAAGGGCTCCGTGGGTGCCTCTGGTGAGTCAATCGTCTGGTAGGCGCTGCGCTCCTGTGAAGGTCTGAGGAAACCTGGGGGGCGgggagatgagagaaagaaaaaatgagggaGGAGGACTCAGGACGTTTCACGGAGTCCAAACCAAgatccaccccacccccaccaggcaGGCCAGAGCTGGGCATCCTGCACCCAGGACGGTGACGGCGGCAGCAGGCCCAGGCACCGAGCCTTCGTTCAACCCATCCGTGACCCTACAGAGCAGGTATCTttattgtccccactttacagacgaggaaactgaggggcACAGAGGTGAACTGACTTGCCTGAGACCGCACAGCCCTAAGCCCAGGACAcgaggactcaaacccaggcagcaCGACCCCAAAGCCAGGGCCCTTAGCTGCTAGGCCTCCATGTGCCCCCCGAGCAGTGTGTGCCCAGGAATCTGGACCCCTGGCTCCCCTCTAGCCCCTCTCCCAGGCTGAGTGGACGCTGTGTCACTGTGCCCAGAAGGCCCTGAGCCTGGCAGTCATGGAGCCCTgagagctggggctgggctgtgAGGCAGGTGGCAGGACTCTAAGTGCTCACTCTCCTGCTGTCCCTACACTGCACATCTGTCCTGGGATCCTGGACAAGCCCCACGGGCTCTGggactcagtctcctcatctgtccAATGGGAGGAATGTCACTGGCTTGCCCTCCCCCAGGGCCAGGTCCGGGCCACTCTGGGCCTCTCTTCTCAGGAGTGAAAGGGAGAGGATGGCGCCCCGCCTCACCCCACTTCTCTCAGAGAGACAGGAGAATGTGTGTCAGAGAGTGGAAAGATGGCGCGGCCCCCAGGGGAAGGGGCGCAGCTCAgagagggcctgggaggaggcggggggggggggggggggggctcaggCGAGAGGGCAGGTTAGCAGGGAAAGTCCCCACAGTTCAACACTGTCTTCGGCCAAGGCCCACAGCCCATGCCAGCACCAGCTCTCCCTCGGCCACCCAGACCCCacaaggcaggagagaggagctCCAGGGATGGGGCTGGCGAGAGCTGAGAGGAGAAGCTGGCCCTGCAGGTGCCTGCCAGCCTCAGGCTGCGGACTGCCCCAAGCTGCCTGTGGATCACACCCCCAGTGGCACCTGTGCTTGTGCTGGGACGGGAGCTTGGTGGCTACCCCCAACCCTGCCCATAGCCTGATGCCAGGAAAAGGTCACACCAAGCTGGGACAGCCAGGGGACCCCTGGGCTCCTGTAGCAGAGACCAGAAGCTTGCAGACCTTGTGGCCTGGCACTCAGCGCCCATGCCATGGCCCTCTCTGCACCTGGAGCCCTCATCCCACAGGGTGAGGCCGGCTCACTGGGTGGGGCTGTGGGTCAGACAAGGCAGAGACACAGGAGACATGGGAGGATGTCAGTGCCAGCACCTGGCCAGCGAGAGGGGAGTGGGGGAGCCGGCCGGAGGTGGTGGCCTCACCAGTGTGCGACAGGAGCTCACCCCCACGCTCCCGGTACATGTGGTAGACGAGGCAGCAGGAGAACGGCTTGAGGAGCAGGCTGAGGATGGCCATGCCAGCGCCAAAGCGCCCCGTGTCCGTGAGACCAGCCGTAGGGTAGAAGATGCTGATGTGGACGATGTCCAGGAAGACGGTGGCCACCAAGCCACCGAGAAACTGCAAGACAGGCAAGCACAGGGCCCAGGGTCCACCACATGTCATCGGAGTTTATGAGTGCACTGCTGCCCCGTCACGTCCCCTTGGCTCCCCCACCACATATGCCAGAGCAGAAGCTCCATCTGGGTCCTCCTGTCTCCTCAGGGTTTGCTGGAAGACAGACCAAGCAAGCAGGGAGGACTGTGTGGATGAGACGCTGACTGGGGACTGTAGGACAGGGAGCGGGGACGTGAGCCCTCACCCCCCCGACCTCCCCCATTACCC
This genomic interval from Equus quagga isolate Etosha38 chromosome 5, UCLA_HA_Equagga_1.0, whole genome shotgun sequence contains the following:
- the AGTRAP gene encoding type-1 angiotensin II receptor-associated protein isoform X2; translated protein: MELPAVNLKAILLVHWLLTTWGCIVFQGSYAWANFTILALGVWAVAQRDSVDAISMFLGGLVATVFLDIVHISIFYPTAGLTDTGRFGAGMAILSLLLKPFSCCLVYHMYRERGGFLRPSQERSAYQTIDSPEAPTEPFASLEGRGHASQGY
- the AGTRAP gene encoding type-1 angiotensin II receptor-associated protein isoform X1; translation: MELPAVNLKAILLVHWLLTTWGCIVFQGSYAWANFTILALGVWAVAQRDSVDAISMFLGGLVATVFLDIVHISIFYPTAGLTDTGRFGAGMAILSLLLKPFSCCLVYHMYRERGGELLSHTGFLRPSQERSAYQTIDSPEAPTEPFASLEGRGHASQGY